The sequence below is a genomic window from Tubulanus polymorphus chromosome 1, tnTubPoly1.2, whole genome shotgun sequence.
ATTCGAATTTTGAAGGGGGTGGACCAGTCCAGTCCACCCCACTAAATCCGCCCTTGAGTTCTAATTGAGTTCATACCTGCAGTAACTACTACCACAGGGAAGAAAACCTTTTACATCTTAGCCGGTTTATTAGAACGAGGTTTCACTGTACGACGATgcgctgaaaataaaatgccgtaaaatatttttatcacgTTGCACCGAGTTGTTTCATGTCAGTAGCACCGTGTAATTGAGCTAGTTTACTCATAAGATGATAGATTAATCCCGCCTGTTTAGTCCGTATAGAAACACCGGTTCGAGGAGCGTTTTTTAAACGTATTTGCAACGTCGCCCATTCGTTATCACAGATCCAGTCTATATCGGTGTAATTGAAACTTTGCAGCATCATCTGAAAATGAGAattatacattagaatatATGAAAGATCAACAACAGCCAGAACACAACAGAGTAGATGACTACCTCCATAAAACCCCTCATGGATCATTTTAATGGATATATCTACCCATTTTCAGAAAACAGGCAATTTGTTATGCTTCGTAGCCATTTCAAGGAATTAAACTCATTAGGCAATTCGATTGTGGAACAATGTGCACTTTAGGGAGGTAGCCTCTTCCTCTGAATAATTTAATCACCTTATTATGACCATGTATGATATGAATTCCTATATCGTTAACACCAATGTACACAGCCACTGGACTCTTTGATGACTGCAATAAAAAACAGAAATGTTATCAGCTACTTCTAGAGAAGACCTGCATGAGATCAATTAAACCACACATACACAAAtcacacatttcaaattaccTTCATGTTGACATATCCAGTGAAGAAGGCCGACCCGTACACAGTCAGATTCCAACATAGCGTCAGAAATctgaatttcaaatcttcgacAGTTTTATCTTTGATGTGAAGAGAAACCTGTTTGTACCGCGCCGGTAATTTACTGGTCCAGTTCATACCGCGGGTCTTCAACTTCCCAACCGGAATCAAAGTCTGCAGATTCTTATCGCTAGAAATATACGCAAAAAACAATGGTAAATTATTCAAGAACCCTACAACCACCAGGGGGTGGGGTGAAACTATGCATTGCAGAGGGCAGTGGAAGACCAATAGCTTACTCAACCACTGAGGCTTTGGGTGCATcaatttattttgtctttaatACAGACAATATAAGATAggcatgaatatatatatagtcaaTTAAGTTCCAGTATGTAAATCTTCGATATACTCACTTGGAAAAGAATGCCTTTGCTTTCTTTTGATCATAATCTCCTTGATTCAGTTGTAACAGTAAAGCACCGAGTATGATGGCATCTTCATCAGCACATGGATAAAGAGATTTGATGTAATTCTGATAAGCTTCGTGGAAAAGTAGATGAATAGCCACGGAACTGCGAACCTGAAAAGTGTCCACACTAGAGGtatcaataaacaattcaatgCTTGGATTTGCATCAGGAAATCATATTCTTCAATTTAACTCCAAGGAGTTATCTCAAGAGTAGTGGGCCTATGCTGCCATTGCAAGTTGTCTTTTCTTGTTAGCTGTACAATATTTCCACATTGACTTTTCATTACTTCTGTAGCTGACCAGTAGAAAATAACACCACTTCATTCTGAGTGTTTAGttaattataatttctataggCGATGATGGATCACTGAATGTATGTACAAGCATATATGCATACCTTTCTTTCTTCAATGATGCTTAACCGTGCATCTCGCTTCCAAAATAACTTCGGATCCTCTTTTTGCGGATCGAAATCAGTCAACATGCGAACTATCTTACGTTTCCAGTCATTCAAATGCTGTACTGGTTTGTGTTCATACTTCAACTGTAATTCTACAATAGTAAGTAGTAGGCTTAGTTTTAGTTGAAATATCACATTATAGCGAACATCAGATTTGGTTTTATTGATCGCCTTTTCGCAATACTCACGTAAATACTTAGAACATATCCAAATAGTGAATAGCTGGCCACTCTGGTCAGCTATATCTAATTCCTACAAAAGTGTAATACAATAGGCTAAGAAACTTGATCTTCTGCTTAATATTACTTAAttttatgaagatttttttagGATAATTCTACTAAACTTACTCTGATCATTTGTTGATGTAATTCCTGAACAGTAGTATTAGCACCAGATGTTAGACTTAACATCCTAAATGTACCATCCATTAAATGCACTTGTACTTTCGGAGCCTGTAAAAACAAGATCGTGCGAATAGATAAGAAAAATCAGTGGAGCTTTTCGACTCGAACGTCTTTAGCTATCAACTTACTGGACTCTCCATAGCTTTCTGGATCATTTTTGCACAACTTTGCCAATCGGGTTTAGGGACATGCTCGCATAAATCGACAGCCATTTTTCCCTCTTTATCTTTGACTTTCTGAAGGCAAACAAAGGTTGAATTATCGCGTGATGCATGCAGATAACTGGATAGAAAACCACTACCAAGAGGTTgtaaaaactaaactaaacgtTTTGCATTCTTTGCTGTTTACAAAAGTTCTTGCTTGATAAGAACTACTATTACTAATGACAAACATTCTGTGATGAGTttaatataatgaaaaaagttAGTCTTGACTGGTGTTTCAAAAATTCTTACTGCATCAATGTCCCGATGGTTTAATAATTCCTCGACTACTTTGCAATGTCCACACAACGCCGCAAAATGTAAAGGCGTCGAATTGCTATCATTAGCTATGTTCGGAGAACACTCTCCTTCCCTGAGTaggattttgacagtttctAAATGTCCATGCCTGAAAAGACATTGGGAGAAAACCGTAGCGAAACTTGATAGCAGATACTATACTAAGCTGTCATATTAAATCATTAGTAAAACGTACCAAGCAGCGTAATGTATGGGAGTCCATGAATCTCGATCTTTCTGCGCAACTGAATACCCTTTACGTAGCAACTCGCGAACACCAGTTATGTCACCTTGATATGCACATTTATGCAGTGGATATTCTTCAATCCAACTATCGCtatataaagtaaaacaaAGATTTATGTCTGCTGTACACTTGTCTATCTCAGGACTTTCTTATCTTGCCTTAATATACGAAAAGGATAATagcctggggccagttgctcaaaagttgattagagttaaccagtggatctAGCTGACATTGgcaattgaaagttcattgttactatggtatttatccgccggttatctttaaccaacttttgagcaactggttcaGGCCTTCACTTAACGCATAACTCTATATCAAGACTACATGATGTAGCATTACTGTAGTTTCGCTAGATGCAAAGCATTTATTCTATAAACAAGATTGCAACAAACCTTAAAGATGCCTTATCAATGGAGTTTTCGGGAGCTTTGATTTTCCTATAGTCCGGTTTTCCCATTAGCCAGTAGTCGTTAATCGCAAATGAATCGAcctagtaataacattttacatAAATGATTTCGGtatattcaaatctaaacGCTTCAATCGAGTGAGAATAACTACTACTATTGGGGCCAGATCCAGATCATatctatgaaatgaaatatttgctcTTTAGCCGCATACGAATTCGTAACATCTCAGAAATGAGCACCACTCAAAATCAGCACGTCATTCTTTCCATCGATCAGATTCTCGAGGTCGAAAATTCGCCCCAATTTGCCCTTTTCAAGTCAATTATATGATTTACGATTTCTATCGGATCTGCCCCCGAACATAAGTACATGTCAAGACTCTACAGATGTTACTACATCCtcgatgaatatatttcatttacctGAATCAACCGTATCGATTGCTAGGGTTCGTAAAAAGAAACACAGTCATTTTCAACTTTCATTTGATTAAAGTTTGTCAATGAATATGCCGTTGGAGACAGCGTTTAAACCTACCTTATTTTTATACGGTAATCCAGATCCGAACAACGGATTAATCACGACGATATCGCACTTTTCGAAGGCCATCATTTTCGCTAGCGCCCCGTTAGCCGTCTGACGCATTTCTTCCGCCTGGATGTCGGTGACATCTAACTGGCTGCCAGTTTTCACGGACGTAGGTGGAGGGGATATATAGGCGGGATTGGTTACGACGGTTCTCACGCGGAAATCAGCCGCCATTCGAAACAGAGCTTCCATAAATCCGGCAATAGCGTGTTTGTCTCTCAACCAACTGAAAAATTTATCGTCATATTTACCGCACGTTAAAATTTGATCGTTtgcaattcaatcaaattgttTGAGTTGTCAAATCAAACAGGAGCATAAATCTTATTTTGAGatcttattttgattttatcttgTATTCAATTGATACGGTACTATGCATCCTCGTCACTGTTTTTCATTTAAGGCAAGATTGCATGATTTTCCCATGCATCGTTTTTCAAGGAGTCCACTACAACTTTAAGACATTTGCTATACTTCCTCATTCATTTCACCCAGTCTGCTATCTCATTCTCTGAGAACCCTTTCAGTCAAACAGATTTTTTCTCAGTTTTAGTTAAGACTGTATTTCCTAGAcaatcaaaatctataacatctCAAACCTGACACAACTGATGAGACAACATCAGAATAGGGATTCTAAAATGATCCTTAAATCTTTCAatagttcaaaaatgtgtcaaCTGTCACTAACTACCCTTCTGATCAATTAAAACAAGACAAATATTCCAGAAATACTAACTAATAGATTTCAAATTGAACTACATGTACATACTTTTCTAGTCTCCTCAACATATACTTGGTCTGTTTCGAGTAGACCATAGGGTTATTGTGCGAATCGAGAATCGCGTCCAAACTTGAGAAACGTGGATTTCTAGGCACGTTATCAACGAACGCTGGATTCAATTTCTCtgcatgaattaaaaagaaaaaggtAAAGGTTTACAATGACGGGACTGGCATTTCATCAACTTCATTTTTAGTACATAGTAGTACTATGCACTTAAGTAGTAGTAGACCTAATGTAGATAGGCTACAGCTCCACAGCTTTGCAGAATTACCACGCTTGTTCAAGGTGCATTTGTTTAGTCTCATGCCTACGCTGTCACCAATATTCTACCTCCCATCAAGTCCTGGGGCCGGTCCATAGTAGTGACTTGAATCCAAAAGTGATCTCAAATGGTCtttaattgttagattggctaaagaCCTAAGATGATCTTGCCTGGTCTCAAGTTTATGACATTACTATGGAACTGGCAACGGCCTAGTAGCTCGAAGTTGGTTGAAGTTGATCATGGAATAGATGCTGTGGCAACTACAATGCAGTTTTAATTGTCTACTAGATGGCAAACTGGTACAAGTTACTACTGCGTGAAGTATAAACTGTCTAATTTACCTCTGGCATCAATCGGTATACAGAACAACGCTCCCTTAGTGTACGACTCCCTTGAGCTGCCGTGTTCGGAAGCTGGTTCATTTCTAACTGGTGGCACATATAGCACGCGTCGAcctgatttagaaaaaaataatagtCACTTCATCTTAAGATTGTCAACCTACCATCtgaaaattctttcaaattttgagTGGAAAGTGAGGGATTTTCATGGCAGACCTATACTTAACAAACTTTACCTTTAAGCCCTCCTTTATCTGCTCCTGTCATTTGATAAACCGCCTTCAAGATATATTCAGGTGGATCCTCATTGTACGGCATAGAAATCCTCGGTATCTGACGCACCGGTTTACCTTTATCCGACGCCAGAAGCATAATGTCGAAGTTTCTCGGACGGAAATCGTGATTTTGTGACAGCCTTAATTTCGGACGAATGACAGCCAATAACGCATCCATTTTCCGGTCAACCCTAGGCTACTTCTTCCTTATCTCTCCCCTGATCGCTAATTCGACGACATTACGTCAAAATTCGTAGGTGATATTCATAACGCCACGGTAGCTGCATACTACATGGTTGGCCCATGATCTGTCATGCTATAATTGATTAACATAAATAAGTAAAACATGAGTAGGTCTAACACGTCATTATGGTTCAACATCTTGCTCCAGTCAGGTTTTGAATTAGGCATAGGCCTAGTGCCGAATACCAGACGATGTACAGGTCCCCCTATGTTATTAAGGAACAACGACTAGTAGTACAAGACTAGATTTGAATTTGCATAAAATGAAAGGGATTTAGACCTTTCTTGGTTGGAaacacaggggctcgtatcagagttgtaggtaatgtaaaaacgataatctgttaatccaatgtatatagtatatataaaataacaaggggcTAACGACGCTCACAAACAACTCAACTTCGGTCGCTTACTATTTCGTTATTTCTCATCCGATTTTGATAATCCAGGCATGATATGAAAGCTAATAGCCTCCTGCTTCTAACGAAACCAATCCCGTTAACTTCCGATGAATAGTTCGTGAATTATATGTCTTTGAACGCGAAATTACGGCCGAAATCGCCTGGACCGAAAATGCTATGACGCCGGTTTTTgccgatttcgaaatttaaaaCGTTGAGTTCGACGCGAAATCCTTCACCGATTTCGATAATCGAGGGCTTCAAATGCGCAAAacattctatattttctaaatattgcgGTTGTTTCGTTAATCCATACGATCTTCCAGCTTTGCAAACGCGAATTTTCCGATTTTACGTCAATTCACGAACTCCATGCGCGATCTCAAAATGGCGACTGTCATCTCCCACAATGCTTAGCGCAATACCGAAccgaaatgaattttatttccaatttattttctgtgtaTATTTACGTGAAATTCAGAATCTATTATAACCGGATCATGTTCATTCTAGCttaaataagataaaacattatttgattgaattgttacgaaataaaattcactgcGGACCTGTTGCTAGTTCAAGTTCATGGTCGCCATCTTGAGATCGCCTGTCGAGTGCGTGAATTGACGTAAAATCGGAAAATTCGCGTTTGCAAAGCCAAAGCTGGAAGATCGTATGGATTAACAAAACAACcgcaatatttagaaaatatcgaaTGTTTTGCGCATTTAAAGCCCTCGATCATCAAAATCGGTGAAGGATTTCGTGTCGAACTCAACGttttaaatttcgaaatcggcAAAAACCGGCGTCATAGCATTTTCGGTCCAGGCGATTTCGGCCGTAATTTCGCGTTCAAAGACATATAATTCACGAACTATTCATCGGAAATTAACGGGATTAGTTTCGTTAGAAGCAGGAAGCTATTAGCTTTCATATCATGCctggattatcaaaatcagATGAGAAATAACGAAATAGTAAGCGACCGAAGTTGAGTTGTTTGTGAGCGTCGTTAgcccccttgttattttatatatactatatacattggattaacagattatcgtttttacattaactacaactctgatacgagcccctgtggttgGAAAAGGAAATTACTGGTCGATGGTTTTTTGGTGAGATAGCTGATAGGTAGCCAAGATTTTTCGAACCGATCCTGTTTCGCTCACAGCAGATGTCGCAATGTAAACGAACTTCAGTTTCTAGCAGGGCTTAACAActttaaaaaagtttttcaaattttatcagatgaaCGATTCGTTGAACCATATTTAACGACAATAAATATTAGTTtgcattgaaaaaacttttagGGTGTGGCGTCCTAAATCAGCTCTCTGTGAAAACTTTCGCAGAAAATGGCTAGTAGAAATCATGAATCAATGCCTTCATAACTAAATACGGTTTAATTTATAGTTGTTACAGCTGTAATAGCTGATATAATCAACTTCAAACGTACCATTCAAACGTTAACAACATATTTGACAGTTgggaccaattcaattcaatgacaCCAGATAAGGGTGGCTCCGATAATATCTGCATCGGGAGTTTCATAAACCCGGAGCAGATTTGGAGTGAGGAGTTTATCTCCGGTCACCGAGAACCAATTCCCTTTAGCCATTACACCGAGATTCTTAATAGTATGCCAAGTGTTAATGGAGAAGGCCCTTAATTCATGCTTTTTCTTCActgagaaccttagtgtctatCTTCGCTATCGCATCCCCTGAATTGAGCCAGTCAACGAACTACATGATGTGACTGGGTGGGTGGTTCACAAGCTCTTAGCACACGCAGTACACAGAGCGCCGCGAACCAGCCACtttcaggactgggtgaaacTTTTTCGAGAAACCTGATGATTCGTCCACCAACTGCTACAAAAATCCTCATCCGTGAATATTACTGAATACAACAAATTGTTCAAtacgtatatatgtatttagcAAGTAGTAATTCCCCTTACAACAATAGTTTATCAATAAAAACAAACGCAGCTCTCAAAAACATATTAGACAACactaaaaatatgaatagCTGAACAAACCAAATGCAATAAGCAACGCAATTAACTTACTGAAGCACAGAGAATGCCACCATCAGAGCCCAGCTCGTTGTGCAAAAAATCAATCCCAATGTGTATATCGTactaaaatataatttacccATCTTACATATACAGGGGTACATtctattaattttttcataacGTACAAATAGATAATGCGCGTTCGATCAACCGATAGGAATAGCCGATAAATGCAGCATAGTTTGACGAGTTGATTCCATCGACAAACGAcaactagatttgataatcCCCATCGAATTTCCAGTCAACGCGCAATCTTGAAATGCAGGCGCGGTCCGTTCTCCTATCGTCATCGCGTTAGTCGTACTGTTATTGCTTCGTTTCGACACGACGTTCGTATCGCACGCTTTAAGCCGATTGTCGCCGATTAAACGGCTTCCGTAGTCCGTGGATATTCGAGAGTCTCGCGATTGTTTCTGACACGCGCAAACGACTTTTCGATCGCCGTACGCCGACGCCGTTTCGAAATTTCTCAGCCACGGATGGAAATTAATATTGCTTACGGAAACGTCGCCGTCTAGGAAGTCGTCGGCGACCGAATCGTCGTTCAAAACGCTCGGTCCCGGATCAGAGCGTCGGAGATCTCTATTCGAAAGAACCGGCGGTACGGCGACGTTCGTTTGAGTAATGGTCAGTGTCAGAATATTTCGCATCGAAAGAACAAATGCAGTCGAACCGAGAATTGTTATCACACTAGCTACATACGCCATTGAGCAAGTTACCATAACCtggaattgaaatttggaatGTTTCATCAGTAATGTACGCTACATAGAACGTTTCAGTCACAATCAAATAAGGTGTGAACCATTAATGAAGCCATGCCTAAGTCAAGACATTTGATCAATAGTAGCAGGTTACACTTCACAGCTGCTTTCATCCAGGGCTGGATTTAGAGGGGGTCGTTGTCCCCTTATCTTTTTACAGTAACATTATTGCTGGTCAGTTTGTTTCAGAATCACTATTGCTGCATGCCCAAATGATtatcaactttttaaatttcttcTTGGGGGAGACCCCCAAACCAACCTGTACGACTTAGTGCCTATGGCCCTCTCGCTGTTCCTATACTTTAAACGTACAACTAGACCTAGGCAGTTTTGAGCACTCCCTATTCTAAGTTACTGGTTATCTATCAGCATCGACCAAACAACGACATTTTGTTCgaaatcgacaatttcattaccTTCCATATTTCGTGACACAACTCATAGCATAGTTTCACCCAATTCAAGTCTTCCGTTAATACTGCTAAATCTGTATACGAAAACCAGCCGCGTTCTAAGCCTTTATTCATAGCAATCCTTTAAAGTAAAACAGGTAGAATGGATGCAgtgcatttgaaaaaaatcatattctaTCATTCGTTCATAGACAAAGGTTTAAAATCAAGCGAAATTAGCAACTGAGCATCGATTCTAAACTACAACATACCGTTTTTCCAATATTTTGAGGAGATTCTGAAATTCAAATGGTTGCACGAACAATCGCCAATCCTGTAATGAACCAGACAAAACAAATGTATAGTGCATCATAAAAGGCTTCATTCCATTCTTATTCGATAAATCTTTACTTATAAGTTTTTCACCTCTAGAcctatagaaaataaataaacttaCAATTGCTGAAAGGAAACCGCGTTCGAGTTGGCCGAGTTCATCGATATCTAGATTCGCGGATTCAGCCCATTCATCGTTGAAGACCTCTTCATCTGCTCCTTCATCGTACAGATACTTTGAAGCCATCATCTAAAAAGTTTATTCTTTCTTAAACTTTGTTGGCACTTTTAAAACTAATCGGGCATATCTGAAAACCCATTTTAATTCAAAAGAGATTGCCGATTGCTATTTCTAAGGTGCTATCTGAGAATCTCTTTTTAAGGAAGAAGACCACcaaactagacaaaaattGTTTGGAAGCTAAATTACTAAAGAATAGCATTTTAGACTGAAGGAGGGTGATAGCAAACACCCGAAATATtgctaatatttcaaataaacttttagctatcaattcatttattgtgggattttactctTACCGTTctatcacggatattgtgatccACAACTGATAAAtttactaataataataattacttatttactactcaaatattcaatgaactaatatttcacaaaaattatgtattacaTTTAAAAGAGCCTATCTTGTAAAGAGCATTGCCATTCAATTGCttataattacaaaatgaacCTTAGGACACCATCAACTTTCAAATGGTAATCTTACCGCTGAAATCAGGAATAAATCCGACGACGATACTTGTTGTAGGTATTCCGGGTTTCTATGTTTCAGACGTTTTATATACAACATCGCTAACATCAGCGAACACGGCGACATACACGATCGTCTCGAAGCGAACGAAGCGAAGGACTCATCGATGAGTCCAAACTGTTTCGGAGCAGCTCCTTGGAAAAATTCAACCGCGATTTCtgtaaaaagaaatcaaatgaattttgaaacgaTCAACATTTAAGATTAAAACAAGTCAAAAGTATGAACTGTGTGGTTTAGTTAAATGACACTACTTATAATCAGGCAAAAATAACATCATGAACAATGCAAAGggacagggtccctacaaatcagtcattcctggatatgagGAGATTTTTGAACTGAGAACGTTTCAAATTTCGAGAAAGCGTCTGCATAACCCTCCCAAATCATTACTGTTCatctcagtaaaccatttaAACCTAATTCAATGGTTCTATAAGGAAACTGGGTTTCTAATAGGGTAACAAAAATATCCTGGTTCCAACTATACTGATTTTAGGTATAATCCAATGTACAACTTGTAAAGTACCCGGTTTCTAATTGTCGTCTATTTATCGTTTTCTGTTTTGAAAGAGTTTTTAAAGAAGGATGCCATAACATAGTCATTTATTGCAATTGATTTTTCACAAACGATTTTAGCGAATGTATTATAACAACACTAAGTGGACTGTGACAATCATGATACGTACGTGTCATTGGATACGAAGGGCGGTCGGTCGTCGGAGATTTTCCGTAGTAAAGGGTTTTTCGTAACCTTTCCGATAATCTACGATGCTCCGGTCCATTctgaaaccaaaaaagaatgaaaagaatttcGATTAGTTTCCATCAGGCGTCACGACTATTATTAGCATTATGACTATTGACTTAACAGATTAAACACAGACTCGAAATTGAGTTGAGAAAGAAGACATATGGACACTATTTTTCGTTACTAAAACGTCACTTACCTTGTAATCTTCGAACGAATATATATCGGCGCCCTCGGCACCGATTAGAGAAAGTAATGACATCACGACGAGCCGAAATAAAACGCGATTGAAGAGAGAAAATCAGCAGAAATTCCGGATTTGATCGCACGACGAATGAAACAATCTCCCGGACGACAAGTCTCGCGAGACTTAGGCGTGACTAGCGAGAATTATAAAATGGCGGCGACGACGTAATTTGCAATCGGggcaaaaacaaatcaaaaatcTCATCTCTACAGAGCTGGACGATGGCGGATCGCGACGTCGAGGCATCCGAGCTGCCTTTAGAACTGCGCGCTAAACTGGCCGAGCTCGATTTAGAGCTTTCAGAAGGTTAGTGACCCGAGAAAACGACTTCTAAAAGACAAAAACCCgtcagttcaattcaattcaaatcaattaatccCGAGCTGTCAAAATTTGTCAGCTCCCAGAAAGGACACTAGTTGTACCATAGTAGCGCACACGATGAGGCAATTGGCTCTGTGGTGGTGGTtagcagagtctactgtagtatAGCTTGGTCCAAAagatagattatgaatttcTATCCTctcttttcataattttaactttagaagtggatattttgccgaTGCGGTAGGCCTATTATTTTAGTAAATGCTATTTTGCATCTGTATATTATAAGATATATCCTACtaatagaaataacaattgaattaatcTATTAGGCATAGGGTTAGGCTGGAGGGTCCGGAGAtatagggttaggtttagtgTAGTTAAAATATTTGGTGGAATTCTCTGAGCCTCGGTTTGTCTAGTGGCTGCAGTCTTTGCAATATGTTGGCCCGGGTTTGAATATAGCTCTTTCCGCTCCATTTTCTCAACTGTTTTTcgcactttccttgaattttccaAGTCGGTGATCAGTGTAAATCAGCCTATCAGAATGAGTTCATGGCAAAATAGTCTTAAGCCTAATGCCGCGTGGGCAAAATATCACCTGCCTTTATTTATAAAATCGAATCCtaaaaattctttattttcacaaTGCTCAAAAAGAGGGACTTCGTTAGATTTTTGccaataaattcagtaatttaTAGGCCCTATATGTAAATTACCATGGAAGTAGCGTAGTCAATACAGAAGCCATGTAGCCCAGGTAGTAAAGGTAAATATTTCTGTCATTGCTTATTTTTAGCGATGTATGCCAAGGACAGCAAGGATGTCTTATGTAAGATATGATCATGTATATTTGGCTTGTggtattttctttttgattctCCTCCCAAGTTGACTACCGGTATATTGGTGCAATGTGCGATCtcgtatttcaatgaaatatcgaatTCAACTATCATTGCTACATTGATTACCATGAATGATTCATCTGACTTATCCaaagaaaagattttttaGGTGGTTTGTTCTTAGACCTTCAGATAGGTTCTGACTAGGAATATATATGCCCGGACCTTTGTTCGGGACATAGCTAGACTAATCCTAATCAGAGATTTGGACGTCTGAGACTGGTCACGTAGGCCCATAGTCGAAATATAGGCTTTGAGCGGCCCGGCAGACTTAAAATCTCCTTCAAAACCGGTCTTCGTACGTGCAGTC
It includes:
- the LOC141914878 gene encoding krev interaction trapped protein 1-like produces the protein MDALLAVIRPKLRLSQNHDFRPRNFDIMLLASDKGKPVRQIPRISMPYNEDPPEYILKAVYQMTGADKGGLKGRRVLYVPPVRNEPASEHGSSRESYTKGALFCIPIDAREKLNPAFVDNVPRNPRFSSLDAILDSHNNPMVYSKQTKYMLRRLENWLRDKHAIAGFMEALFRMAADFRVRTVVTNPAYISPPPTSVKTGSQLDVTDIQAEEMRQTANGALAKMMAFEKCDIVVINPLFGSGLPYKNKVDSFAINDYWLMGKPDYRKIKAPENSIDKASLSDSWIEEYPLHKCAYQGDITGVRELLRKGYSVAQKDRDSWTPIHYAAWHGHLETVKILLREGECSPNIANDSNSTPLHFAALCGHCKVVEELLNHRDIDAKVKDKEGKMAVDLCEHVPKPDWQSCAKMIQKAMESPAPKVQVHLMDGTFRMLSLTSGANTTVQELHQQMIRELDIADQSGQLFTIWICSKYLQLQLKYEHKPVQHLNDWKRKIVRMLTDFDPQKEDPKLFWKRDARLSIIEERKVRSSVAIHLLFHEAYQNYIKSLYPCADEDAIILGALLLQLNQGDYDQKKAKAFFSNDKNLQTLIPVGKLKTRGMNWTSKLPARYKQVSLHIKDKTVEDLKFRFLTLCWNLTVYGSAFFTGYVNMKSSKSPVAVYIGVNDIGIHIIHGHNKMMLQSFNYTDIDWICDNEWATLQIRLKNAPRTGVSIRTKQAGLIYHLMSKLAQLHGATDMKQLGAT
- the LOC141915315 gene encoding protein CNPPD1-like, producing MSLLSLIGAEGADIYSFEDYKNGPEHRRLSERLRKTLYYGKSPTTDRPSYPMTQIAVEFFQGAAPKQFGLIDESFASFASRRSCMSPCSLMLAMLYIKRLKHRNPEYLQQVSSSDLFLISAMMASKYLYDEGADEEVFNDEWAESANLDIDELGQLERGFLSAIDWRLFVQPFEFQNLLKILEKRIAMNKGLERGWFSYTDLAVLTEDLNWVKLCYELCHEIWKVMVTCSMAYVASVITILGSTAFVLSMRNILTLTITQTNVAVPPVLSNRDLRRSDPGPSVLNDDSVADDFLDGDVSVSNINFHPWLRNFETASAYGDRKVVCACQKQSRDSRISTDYGSRLIGDNRLKACDTNVVSKRSNNSTTNAMTIGERTAPAFQDCALTGNSMGIIKSSCRLSMESTRQTMLHLSAIPIG